From one Ursus arctos isolate Adak ecotype North America unplaced genomic scaffold, UrsArc2.0 scaffold_1, whole genome shotgun sequence genomic stretch:
- the CXCR2 gene encoding C-X-C chemokine receptor type 2, with protein MEDIDWESYSLEDLFGENYSYSTDLPFIPANSAPCRPESLEINKYVVVVIYALVFILNMLGNSLVILVVLHSRLSQSVTDVYLLNLAIADLLFALTLPIWAASKAKGWIFGTALCKVVSLLKEVNFYSSILLLACISMDRYLAIVHATRTLTQKRHWVKFICLGIWALSLILSLPIFVFRRAINPPYSSPVCYEDMGANTTKLRIVMRALPQTFGFLLPLAVMLFCYGLTLRTLFEAHMGQKHRAMRVIFAVVLVFLLCWLPYNLVLVADTLMRLRVIQETCERRNDIGRALDATEILGFLHSCLNPFIYAFIGQKFRHGLLKIMAFHGLISKEYLSKDGRPSFVGSSSANTSTTF; from the coding sequence ATGGAAGATATTGACTGGGAGAGTTATAGCTTGGAAGATCTCTTCGGTGAAAATTACAGTTACAGCACGGACCTGCCCTTTATTCCAGCAAACTCTGCCCCATGCAGGCCAGAATCTCTGGAAATCAACAAGTATGTGGTGGTAGTCATCTATGCCCTGGTCTTCATTCTCAATATGCTGGGAAACTCCCTCGTGATCCTGGTGGTCTTACACAGTCGGCTCAGCCAGTCTGTCACCGACGTCTACCTGCTGAACCTGGCCATAGCTGACCTGCTCTTCGCCCTGACCTTGCCTATCTGGGCTGCCTCCAAGGCAAAGGGCTGGATCTTTGGCACGGCCCTGTGCAAGGTGGTCTCGCTCCTGAAGGAAGTCAATTTCTATAGCAGCATCCTGCTGCTGGCCTGCATCAGCATGGACCGCTACCTGGCCATTGTCCATGCCACACGCACGCTGACCCAGAAGCGGCACTGGGTCAAGTTCATATGCTTAGGCATCTGGGCTCTGTCCCTGATCCTGTCCCTGCCCATCTTCGTCTTCCGCAGGGCCATCAATCCTCCCTACTCCAGCCCGGTCTGCTACGAGGACATGGGAGCCAACACGACGAAACTGCGGATAGTGATGCGGGCCCTGCCGCAGACCTTTggcttcctcctgcccctggcGGTCATGCTGTTCTGCTACGGACTCACCCTGCGCACGCTGTTCGAGGCCCACATGGGGCAGAAGCACCGGGCCATGCGGGTCATCTTCGCCGTCGTGCTCgtcttcctgctctgctggctGCCCTACAACCTGGTGCTGGTGGCAGACACCCTCATGAGGCTCCGGGTGATCCAGGAGACCTGTGAGCGCCGCAACGACATTGGCCGGGCCCTGGACGCCACTGAGATTCTGGGCTTCCTCCACAGCTGCCTCAATCCCTTCATCTACGCCTTCATCGGCCAGAAGTTCCGCCATGGACTCCTCAAGATCATGGCCTTCCATGGGCTCATCAGCAAGGAGTACTTGTCCAAGGACGGCAGGCCTTCCTTTGTTGGCTCTTCTTCAGCCAACACTTCCACGACCTTCTGA